Genomic window (Gadus chalcogrammus isolate NIFS_2021 chromosome 3, NIFS_Gcha_1.0, whole genome shotgun sequence):
ATGAGAGTCATGGATGCTAAGGAGGCATTGCCTGGGCGGAAATACTTCCCCCAACATCCCTCCCTcagctctactctctctctagcaGTTGttcacacatttatttattttatttaatcacTGTTGAGTATTCTACCTCTGAAATGCTTGAGAAGTTTGAAACAAGGCGTTTGATATGTTGGGAATCACAGCACTTGTTaacatatatgtattttttatttaatctgTGTTTAACGAAGCCATATTGGTTTGGTTGAATGTTTGTCACCTATTCGTTCtgataataaaaaatgttttataacCATAATTAACGATCTGGTTTCTTTGGGGTATAAGGAGAATAACGTGAAAACGATATAttaagaattattattatagaaTACATATATTATGCTAATTATCGATATCGATCAATATACAACAAACAGGGGTAACATTTTGGCCCCACTCAAAAGGTTTTCAAAATCCTGTTGAATTCAAATGGAACGTACCTGGTGAAGGTAGGATGGTGTGTTGGTTGAGGAAGGGGTGTGTCTCTGCCGGGGGCGGGGCAGCGTGAGCCTGTGCGTTGAGGGGCCCGGGGGGTGCGGGGCCGCCTGCCGTGGAAACCGTGGGGGTGGGCTCCGGCTTGGACTGGGCCAGGTGAGGGTTCAGAAAGTGGGccaggggatcgaacccggacCCCAACAGCTGCGACGAGTCCAAAGAGGGGGCGGGGACGGGCAGGGGCAGGGCCGGAGGGGCGGAGAACAGGGGTTTGGACTGGACCGCCTGGGGCTGATGGGGGGGCACTGGGGGCCCACCCACGCTGTTAAAGGAAGGGTGGTGAGGCCTTTTGGTATCCTTGGTGAACACCgccttcttctgcttctgctgctgcttggGAACCAGCCCTggtaggggagagaggacgGAGGAGGGGGTAAGACGAGGTCCAGACTGAGacgtggggtggggtggggtgtggcCGGGGGTCTTGTCACCATGTTCAGAGTCTTCACTGTCCTCCGAGGAGTCGCTGCTGGCCGATGAGGAAGAGCCAGTCTTCGCCTTCGAGACCTCCAAGGCCTTCTCAGCTGTGGGGGGAGATGATGAAGTCGTAATTTATtagaaaaaataccaaaaaccCCTGCGGCTTgaaacgcacgcgcacacacgcacacgcaaacaaacacacacacacacacctgttgtcCTTTTCTTTTTCCTGAGGCTGCAGGAGACGTATTTTTCCAACTCCCTCAGCGTGGAGGGCTTCAGTGTTTCAAAGTCGATCTCGATCTCGTCCGGATTGGAGTTCTTCAGCGAGGGCTCGCGGGACTGGATGATGTGCACCACACGGCCCAGCTTGTCCCCGGGGAGTTTGTTGATGTCCAAGCTCAGCTGGCGCTTCTCCTCGTACGACATGGGCTTGCAGCGCTCACCCGAGCCGCCTCCGAACACACCtgggagagaggtcagagggggCAGAGGTCAGAGGGGGCAGACGTCGGAGGAAGCAGAGTCCAGAGAAGACGAAGGAGGTCAGCAGAAGTTCTCAATGCAGGAAGGGGCAAGAAATGCTGAGGGTAGCCGAGAAGCAGTGTTCCTCAAAACGGGTCCGAAGGCTTACCAGAGCCACAATGTGTCGTTTTGTTGTCAAATGTTAATCAGGATCGTGTGCGtcctatgggggggggggggggtctagagCCATGGTCTTGAGCATAAAGCgacctgacacacacagcagtcgACATCATGTGAAAGCATGCGTACACACCGATGTCGTCTTCTGCCTCGAGAGACGCAGAGGGGACGAGAGGCGTCGGGCCGGCCAGGGGGGGCACCCCGAGACGACTGTTCTTAACCTCATCTTTCTTACTGCGGCGGAGAAAGATGGCTTGGATTAGCTCCGTATAAGAGGAACGGTATCATAGAAGGAGGCTCTACAGCTCAACCGGGGCAGAACTACTGTCCAGGAAACTCAGTCCATTCTCAATTAGGTTCAATATTGATTTCACGAAGGGACTGAaagtgaaataatataataacaaaaaagtCCTACCCAGGCTTCTTCCGGTCTTTCTTGCCCACCACGGCAGGCTCCTTGCAGACCTTGCTCTTCTTGGGAGGTTGGAGGATGGCGGCCGGCGGGACTTCCACCATTTCCTCCAGTGCAGACTTCTTCTTgtgcttctccttcttcttctccttctctttttccttctccttctccttctctttctccttctccttctccttcctctccctctccttcttcttgcTGGGCTTGCTCACCTGGGGCTGGGCGAGGGCAGCCAGCTGCTCGTGGACCGCCTTCAGCTGCCGGGACGACAGTGAAACATAACCGTTACCACGGATGCGGGAGTCATGTGACCACGCATTTCCTGGCTGaggccttcccccccccccccccgccaggctGTATTGTCActttttctcctccctccctaaaCCCCATACCCCTTTCATTTACCATAATCTAACCCAGTGGTCATGTCGCCAGATATGCATATGGGGTCATGTTTCATTGTTGACGGATAAACTATAGATATTGGATTTTGTAAAATGTGAATGGTCCTTAGTAAATACAAACAGACAGATTCTTAGTCCCACGAGCTAACCCCTATCAACCGCCTTGGTGTTGATGGGCGGTACGTGGAGAGCGGATGCACGTTAGGGTCACAAACCTTTTCTGACATCACTATGGGCTCACGGGCCCAAAAGGGAACCGGCGCTCTAACCTGCTCCTGTAGCTCGGCCAGCCGGTGCTGCCGCTCGCGCTCCGAATCGCCCGCCGAGGACTCCGCGTCGGAGGAGCTCGAGGTCCGGCGTGCCAGCGTGGCCGGCAGGACTTGACGCgaggtgggggcggggaggagggcggggtggAGCGCCGGGTGGAGCGCCGGGTGGTGTACCGGGTGGTGGACCGGGTGGTGGACCGGGTGGTGGACCGGGTGGGGGGCCGGGTGGGGGGCCGGCGAGGGGGCCGGCACCAACGCGGGCTCCGTCGGCTCGTCGGGCATTTTGGCGAAGCGCATCTCAAACACATCCTGTCACGAGGACATTATGGTAAAGAGAACCCGTGAGCTGGTTCTGGGTGTGTGAGCCGTGAGTTTAGAAAAcagaagacaaacaaacaagacacGCGCCTCAAAACATCGTCTGGCGGTagggcgggagaggggggggggttattacaGGTTGTTGAGGTGCAGAGTCGGTGCTGTTACTGTACCTGTAACTTGCGTGCCATGGCCACCACGTCGTGATCCGGCGGGTTGTATTTATAACAGTTGGAGAACATCAGGCGGACGTCCGCCGCAAACTCCTGGGCGTCTCGGTACTGCCTGGCCTCCAGCTTGTTCTGAAGACACGGGCGGCAGACGTCaacgcgcgtacacacacacacacacacacacacacacacacacacacacacacacacacacacacacacacacacacacacacacacacacacacacacacacacacacacacacacacacacacaggcgagcTCACCTTGACGGTGCAGAGGTCCATGGGGTGCTTGATGATGTCGTGGTAGTCGTGGAGGCTGAGGGCCCGCGCGTCCACGGGCTTGTAGAAGGGCCAGGCGTACTCGCCGTGCTTCTTGGACAGCATGTCCCGGACCAGGCCGGCGCAGTAGCGCAGCTGCTCCTGCTTCTTGGGGCTCGCCGTGCCCGCCAGCCCGATGCCGAGCACCAGGCCCAGGTGGTTCTGGGAGTCGGGCTGCAGGGCCTCCCGCTTGGGCTGCTTGGGCGGCCGGCTGACCTCGCGCCGGGGCCGCGGGTCGGCGGACGAGACGGGGGACGACTCGCTGAGCTGGTCGTTGGCGGTGGGCGTGGTGGTGTCGGCTTTTCTCTTTTGACTCTTCCTCTGCTGTGAGGGGACACcaggtaaaaaaacaaataaataaatgcaaatttAAGCAGGGCGTTCAGAATGCTCAGAGACGCAGGCAGAGGTTCTGAGTCCGTCGGAGCTCGAGCCACGGACTCACCTTGATGGGAGCTGCGGGGTTCTGCTGAAGCTGGTTGGGGTGGAGACCTGAGAGAGCGGTGGTGTGGGCGGTGGCTGGAGGAGGGACCGAGGTCAGTCCCTGGGCCAGGATGTCCAGTGTTGACAGGGGGAACGGGGGTCCGAGCTGAGGGGCGTGGGAGGGCGGGGTAGGGGGCACCCGAGGGGGCTGCGCCAGGCCGTGGGACGGGAGGGCCAGGGGGAGGTTGGGAGGGCCCTGGGGAGTGGGGGTCAAAGGGGGGGCGCGGGTGTGGggcgtggaggaagaggaggagtagtctcgtgtgtgtggagtggtggagggggatgaggagtcCTGCCCTGAGTCTGGTCTGGTCAAACCTGGGGAAGGAAGCAAACGGATGAGGCAAAAGAGATCAAGATTCATCTAAACAGAAGGGAACTACGATCAGTCTCAGGATACAACTAGAAAGCTTCAGATTGTCGCTGAACCATCTATCTAATATGTCAACAGTAGTTATGACTGCTGGGAAACATCGCAGCAAAGATGGATACGTCGGCAGATGTTTAACCCCCAACTGCCGGACTGCTGTTTGGGAACGGACGGCCCAAACGGACCAGGTCCACTTCTGGTTTTACCTGGCTCCCGCCGGCTACTGCCGCGCCGTCCTTTGGAAACCACGGCAatctccgtctcctcctgggGCATCTCAGAGATCTTATTGAGGAACGCCTTCTCCAGAGACTCCGCCATCAACACAATATCGTCGCCAGgctgcgcacacgcacaggcacacgcacacacacacaatagaacaAGTTGGTTTTTTCTATCTCCAGTGCGATCGCATGATGCAAGCATTTAAAGACAATTGGAATTCCTCATTATCGTGCACCGTCAATTTGAATGCAATAGCTGTTTCGTCCTTCAAATGAAAGGCGGGTTGTGTTTACCAGACGACGACTGACACTGGACAtgtacattatcccgcttataacGTGGCTACTGACTGCGTTCATAGCAACGGCCTGATATTTACAGAGGCAGTATGCCATTTAGAAATATGAATGCCTTATTCTACCAGTGTTCTACCAAAATGTAGTATTCAACCAAAAGCCATGTAAtaacatacaataataataatcagccTCTATCAGTATAGAAAGGTATACACATTTAGAGAACAGAGGCCCATCctgcagcatgtgtgtgtacgtgggtttACCTTATTGTAAATGTAGCAGTTGGTGAACATGGTATTGAAGTCGTGTATGCACTCAAGGGCGTTCCAGTAGTAGCTATTTTCCAAACGTTTCTTGATAGTGCCCATATCCATGGGGGTCTTGATGATCTTATAGTAGTCCTAGAACCAGGGTGGAAATGGAGGGTGCAGTTAGTGCATGTACCAGTTAGTAGAGGTGGTTCACAAGCCTCCATGAACCCTAGGATCCCAAACCCGACCTGGGCCCCGTATGGGTGAGGGTCCACATTGTATTATGCTCTATGGGGTCTGGGTCGGGCCCTGTCTATTACCGGGTTCTCCGGGTCCGTTTAACCACAAGAGCGCAAAATATGGAAGAAAAAATGTTGAGGGGCTCCAGCTAGTTGGGCCGAGGAAATGCTCACGGTAGTGATGGCAGATTGGCAGAATTTCCTGGGTTCATTAGGATTCTGGCCCCTCATTTTGGAGCCACGCAGACATTTCAACTAAAAAGCCTGATTCCACAGAATGGACAAGTAGCACTCAGTCAAACTACTTACAGGCAGGTTGAGTTTGATGGCGTCTACGGGAGCTTGGAAGGGCCATGCGAAGTGGTGTTTCCATAAAGCCTTCAACACCCCTTTCAACAGGTACTGTGTACAAAACATGAAGAGTCAAAATCCCAGCCATCATACGACAGGCAGTCGTATGCCATCATACAATCATGAGCAAAACGACCCGCGTAACAGATTGTCTCTCCGTACCTGTAGCTGATTGGTCTGCCGCCTGGGTCGGGAGGGGTTCCATGTTTCGGGAGCAGGGGGGttgcaggagagaggaggcggcGCTGTGGGAGGAGTCTGGCTCCTGCCCGCCTCCAGTCCATCTCCCATGGTGAtggtgggttggggtggggtgggtgggggaggggggggaggggtttgcAGACGAGTCGGGGCTGATTGGACCTGGCGGGGGCAGGCGCGGCAGCGGGGGCGCCGCCTCAGGCCATGACGCTCCTGACTCGACTCTCTGGGGGAAGGATGGTCATCATTAGCATCCGTCACCACCACTAGACAGTCGCTGCCCCTCTTTACTAGGGTTACTCCGTAAGTCAACACTCATTGCACTTTCTACGGGACGAGATCAACAACACCGTTAGTTTCATCCGCATGGCTCAAATAGAACTTAAGAGGGCATTTTGTGAACTTTCGCGAAATCAAACTAACTAATGGTCTAGTTATACTGCGGGGTAA
Coding sequences:
- the LOC130379629 gene encoding bromodomain-containing protein 4-like is translated as MGDGLEAGRSQTPPTAPPPLSCNPPAPETWNPSRPRRQTNQLQYLLKGVLKALWKHHFAWPFQAPVDAIKLNLPDYYKIIKTPMDMGTIKKRLENSYYWNALECIHDFNTMFTNCYIYNKPGDDIVLMAESLEKAFLNKISEMPQEETEIAVVSKGRRGSSRREPGLTRPDSGQDSSSPSTTPHTRDYSSSSSTPHTRAPPLTPTPQGPPNLPLALPSHGLAQPPRVPPTPPSHAPQLGPPFPLSTLDILAQGLTSVPPPATAHTTALSGLHPNQLQQNPAAPIKQRKSQKRKADTTTPTANDQLSESSPVSSADPRPRREVSRPPKQPKREALQPDSQNHLGLVLGIGLAGTASPKKQEQLRYCAGLVRDMLSKKHGEYAWPFYKPVDARALSLHDYHDIIKHPMDLCTVKNKLEARQYRDAQEFAADVRLMFSNCYKYNPPDHDVVAMARKLQDVFEMRFAKMPDEPTEPALVPAPSPAPHPAPHPVHHPVHHPVHHPVHHPALHPALHPALLPAPTSRQVLPATLARRTSSSSDAESSAGDSERERQHRLAELQEQLKAVHEQLAALAQPQVSKPSKKKERERKEKEKEKEKEKEKEKEKEKKKEKHKKKSALEEMVEVPPAAILQPPKKSKVCKEPAVVGKKDRKKPGKKDEVKNSRLGVPPLAGPTPLVPSASLEAEDDIGVFGGGSGERCKPMSYEEKRQLSLDINKLPGDKLGRVVHIIQSREPSLKNSNPDEIEIDFETLKPSTLRELEKYVSCSLRKKKRTTAEKALEVSKAKTGSSSSASSDSSEDSEDSEHGLVPKQQQKQKKAVFTKDTKRPHHPSFNSVGGPPVPPHQPQAVQSKPLFSAPPALPLPVPAPSLDSSQLLGSGFDPLAHFLNPHLAQSKPEPTPTVSTAGGPAPPGPLNAQAHAAPPPAETHPFLNQHTILPSPALHNALPQQPSRPSHRAAPLPPKSAQQPPAPAPIMPASAAAPLPSSSSSSSAPPHPSLPLALPERAPPPPPPPPHLPSPTTHTILGTLSAQPPQALLEDDEEPAPAGPASPPPSLPLSQMHVYLQSLQPRAPAPGPAQPLHGHAHTPAQAPPHATQPAHAQAVTAAAQRNGAGHGLLPQSLMTAAGPKAAALQQKLQQMQQHQRPQSPCIKTEPYAGSLRESPPSLRLHSPQMTPQFHPVGQHSPAQTKKHEQRSNLVGGVKEEKLSHSPVLPPSPFSPALRPDAHKSLDGRPPHNVKSLDGSRPGSRLPHSPNPPTSQHEVKVKLESKTQSAPKKAQDTKLKNMGSWASLIQRPQSTTSTSSFRSSSDSFEQFRRVALEKEERERQLKAQAEQARREQEKLRSGSRDDEDTAEPARRSKDDTHRRQEQQPSPLAPTPPASTPPTRSPQPAPSQPPATPPAPPSAAAQTALDQQREMARRREQERRRREAMADTIDINFQSELMAIFEENLF